The following coding sequences lie in one Niabella agricola genomic window:
- a CDS encoding SusC/RagA family TonB-linked outer membrane protein, whose protein sequence is MKMKSGIDRAGCMIATSGLRIGLLLFGGFFWNAAQAQSVQYDVNPDSSVRVAYGTLSKDQSNAAISSVTGSALKKMQTATLTNALAGKLTGLTVMNTGAAPGFDDPSILIRGQHTSLNNGILLIVDGIQVNSISFLSPDEIESVSVLKDAAAVAMYGARGGNGVLLVTTKRGAISDKPQIALSLRYGVQSPTQLPQMASSYDFARLYNEALQNDGIPALYTDAQLEGYRLKRDPYRHPDVNWLDEILRKQAPIQDYTVSFNGGNQTAKYFVMLGYLNNQGLYAHTDGEHNANIGYNQLNLRANLDVNLTKTLSAQVGIGGNIQDRKFPPVATATFWQNMLTYAPNLYPAMTPEGNITGTAAFPSNPLGDLLKRGYQSRHDRNIQMNVRVTQKLDFITSGLNVFGAVLFDNLLQNRYDKTRTYAYYEPIWTTGAGGQDSMYYLQRSLDTDLTVVTGGDYENNRLIFQGGLDYGRRFGKHQLGGMLFFQQDKYTVLGNASPFAMQNLAGRLMYSYKDKYFVEGVFSYSGLENYAPGRRFGFFPALSAGWLLHKESFLQNTAWINYLKLRASAGGVGNDRGAPRFNYNQYWGVASSQGYYFGTGQSWYNGLVQLAMANPDITWERAMIYNLGMDASLFNNRLNLTADVFKENRKDILVDLSATGSALAGYTSGRMANLARVDNAGAEIAAAYRKDAGPLNYYFGGQFSYARNTIKESWEAPKKEAYSYRQGHPVGQYFGLEAIGYFKDESDIASSPLQTFSIVAPGDLKYKDQNNDGIIDANDQIAIGKQNYPEINYGFQTGISYKNIYVDLFFQGVADKSVYLNGYLFQPFINNTNILDWAVEGHWTPQTHTTATYPRLTTQANPNNYQASTFWVRRADFIRLRNAELSYRLPVSLVKQVGMEQAKIFVSGMNLVTWDNLAVDVDPEMLGQGYPVLKSWSAGIMVKF, encoded by the coding sequence ATGAAAATGAAATCAGGAATAGATCGGGCAGGCTGCATGATTGCGACATCTGGCCTCAGAATTGGATTGCTGTTGTTTGGTGGCTTCTTCTGGAATGCAGCGCAGGCACAATCGGTTCAGTATGATGTAAATCCCGATTCTTCGGTGAGAGTAGCCTATGGCACGCTTTCCAAAGATCAGAGCAATGCTGCTATATCAAGCGTTACCGGCTCAGCATTGAAGAAAATGCAGACCGCAACGTTAACCAATGCACTGGCGGGAAAACTTACCGGGCTAACGGTTATGAACACCGGAGCTGCACCGGGCTTTGATGATCCTTCTATTTTGATCCGCGGTCAGCATACCAGCCTGAACAACGGGATTTTGCTGATTGTTGACGGCATCCAGGTAAATAGCATCAGCTTCTTATCGCCAGATGAAATTGAAAGTGTATCTGTATTGAAAGATGCTGCTGCTGTGGCCATGTACGGAGCAAGGGGTGGGAACGGAGTACTGCTGGTAACGACAAAAAGAGGTGCCATTTCAGACAAACCGCAGATTGCACTGAGCCTGCGGTATGGTGTACAGTCGCCAACCCAATTGCCCCAAATGGCGTCCTCCTATGATTTTGCACGCCTGTACAATGAAGCCCTGCAAAACGACGGTATACCCGCTTTATATACCGATGCACAATTGGAGGGCTACCGCCTGAAACGAGATCCCTACCGGCACCCGGATGTAAACTGGTTGGATGAGATTCTGCGGAAGCAGGCGCCCATCCAGGATTATACAGTCAGCTTTAACGGCGGAAACCAGACGGCAAAATATTTTGTGATGCTCGGATACCTGAACAACCAGGGATTGTATGCGCATACAGACGGTGAGCACAATGCCAATATCGGATACAACCAATTAAACCTGCGCGCTAACCTGGATGTGAACCTTACTAAAACACTTTCTGCACAAGTGGGGATCGGTGGTAATATACAGGACCGGAAATTTCCTCCTGTTGCTACGGCTACGTTCTGGCAAAATATGCTCACCTATGCGCCCAACCTGTACCCGGCCATGACACCAGAAGGAAACATTACGGGAACAGCCGCCTTCCCTTCCAATCCCCTGGGCGATCTGTTAAAAAGGGGATACCAGTCGCGGCACGACCGGAACATCCAGATGAATGTTCGTGTTACACAAAAGCTGGATTTTATCACCAGCGGCCTGAACGTGTTTGGCGCCGTTTTATTTGATAACCTGTTGCAGAACCGGTATGATAAGACCCGTACCTATGCTTATTACGAGCCCATTTGGACAACGGGGGCTGGTGGCCAGGATTCTATGTATTACCTGCAGCGGAGTCTGGATACGGATCTTACCGTTGTTACCGGTGGCGATTATGAAAACAACCGGCTGATCTTTCAGGGAGGACTGGACTACGGACGCCGGTTCGGGAAGCACCAGCTGGGAGGAATGCTGTTCTTCCAGCAGGACAAATATACCGTGCTGGGTAACGCTTCTCCCTTTGCCATGCAGAACCTGGCGGGACGCCTGATGTATAGTTATAAGGACAAATATTTTGTCGAGGGGGTATTCTCTTACAGTGGTCTGGAGAATTATGCACCGGGCAGGCGCTTTGGCTTTTTTCCAGCATTATCGGCAGGATGGCTGCTGCATAAAGAATCGTTCCTGCAAAATACCGCCTGGATCAACTACCTGAAATTACGCGCCTCCGCAGGAGGTGTAGGAAACGACAGGGGCGCACCACGGTTTAATTACAACCAGTACTGGGGCGTTGCCAGCAGCCAGGGTTATTATTTCGGAACGGGACAAAGCTGGTACAACGGACTGGTGCAGCTCGCCATGGCCAATCCGGATATTACCTGGGAGCGGGCCATGATCTATAACCTGGGTATGGATGCTTCCCTGTTCAACAACCGGCTAAACCTTACTGCAGATGTATTTAAAGAAAACAGGAAGGATATACTGGTAGATCTGTCTGCTACCGGTTCTGCATTGGCGGGATATACTTCGGGCCGGATGGCTAATTTAGCGCGGGTGGACAATGCAGGAGCCGAAATAGCAGCTGCTTACCGGAAAGACGCCGGGCCCTTAAATTATTACTTTGGAGGACAGTTCTCCTATGCCCGCAATACCATTAAAGAAAGCTGGGAAGCACCCAAAAAGGAGGCCTACAGTTACCGGCAGGGACATCCGGTAGGTCAGTATTTCGGTCTTGAGGCCATCGGCTATTTTAAAGATGAAAGCGATATTGCTTCAAGCCCTTTACAAACATTTTCGATTGTTGCTCCTGGCGACCTGAAGTATAAGGACCAGAACAATGACGGTATTATTGATGCTAACGATCAGATAGCCATCGGGAAACAAAATTATCCGGAGATTAACTACGGGTTTCAAACCGGCATATCGTATAAAAATATTTACGTGGATCTGTTCTTCCAGGGCGTAGCCGATAAAAGCGTATACCTGAACGGTTACTTATTTCAGCCGTTTATAAATAATACCAATATCCTCGACTGGGCGGTTGAAGGGCACTGGACACCGCAAACGCATACTACGGCCACTTATCCGCGGCTGACCACTCAGGCTAATCCCAATAACTACCAGGCATCTACCTTCTGGGTTCGCCGTGCTGATTTCATCCGGTTAAGGAATGCGGAACTGAGTTACAGGTTACCGGTAAGCCTGGTGAAGCAGGTTGGAATGGAACAGGCCAAAATATTTGTAAGCGGAATGAACCTGGTTACCTGGGATAACCTGGCGGTGGATGTGGATCCGGAAATGCTAGGGCAAGGGTATCCCGTACTAAAATCCTGGTCGGCAGGTATTATGGTCAAATTTTAA
- a CDS encoding RagB/SusD family nutrient uptake outer membrane protein, which yields MKAITIKPVWISCLVLLVIMVNSSCKKFLDREIESNYKEDEVFVNYDRMQQAGIGVYAFLYNRFGFQRIDNAMLAAACDEADHAIPASAIQKYNTGTWTAVSNPEDCWSFFYQGIRRANLFLEQSVNYKQIIYRDTLDPANKSSYEANVKDIAWLRAEVRLLRALYYFELIKRYGGVPLVDKSTYTDAQLKLFKRKTFEECTEFIKAECDSVYPQLKDTWVGFSSEKWRGRITQGVALALKARLLLYAASPLNNPSGDLAKWIAAAKAAHDVIALGKYGLHNSYSGLFRLGNGADGNTEVIFAIQGWARNDFERMNYPVGYSQGGQGSTCPSQNLVDAYEMKATGMMIGEPGSGYDPTNPYAGRDPRLGMSILTNNTAFKGRPVEAWAGGLDGLGKLNATTTGYYLRKFIDEGLDLEKNTSSVHTWILFRYAEILLDYAEAMNEAYGPEAASGYSMTAKAAVDRVRQRPGVGLPLLPPGLSKEEMRARIRNERRVELAFEEHRFFDVRRWKIAELTENLPLMAMQVIKTPEGTFNYLVRKAEDRVFQPRMYWYPIPEQEVLKSEGNLAQSPGW from the coding sequence ATGAAAGCAATAACAATAAAACCCGTTTGGATCAGCTGCCTGGTGCTGCTGGTGATCATGGTAAACAGCAGCTGTAAAAAGTTTTTAGACCGTGAGATAGAATCTAATTACAAGGAAGATGAGGTGTTTGTGAATTATGACCGGATGCAGCAGGCAGGCATTGGCGTATATGCATTCCTGTATAATCGCTTTGGTTTTCAGCGGATCGATAATGCGATGTTGGCTGCTGCCTGCGATGAGGCAGATCATGCGATACCTGCATCCGCCATCCAAAAATACAATACCGGCACCTGGACGGCCGTTTCCAACCCCGAAGATTGCTGGAGTTTTTTTTACCAGGGTATCCGCAGGGCCAACCTGTTCTTGGAGCAGTCGGTAAACTATAAACAGATTATCTACCGCGATACGCTGGATCCTGCCAACAAAAGCAGTTATGAGGCCAATGTAAAAGACATTGCCTGGTTGCGGGCAGAAGTGCGCTTGTTACGCGCCCTGTATTATTTCGAGCTTATCAAACGGTATGGTGGTGTGCCGCTGGTAGATAAGTCTACTTATACTGATGCGCAACTGAAACTGTTTAAACGGAAAACATTTGAAGAGTGTACCGAATTTATAAAGGCTGAATGTGATAGTGTCTATCCACAGTTAAAGGATACCTGGGTCGGTTTCTCCTCCGAGAAATGGCGGGGAAGGATCACCCAGGGGGTGGCGCTGGCATTAAAGGCCCGCCTGTTATTGTATGCCGCCAGTCCATTAAATAATCCTTCAGGTGATCTTGCAAAATGGATTGCCGCAGCAAAGGCTGCGCATGATGTAATTGCCCTGGGTAAATATGGCTTGCATAACAGCTATAGCGGGCTGTTTCGTCTGGGCAATGGTGCTGATGGCAATACAGAAGTGATCTTTGCCATACAGGGCTGGGCCCGCAACGATTTTGAGCGGATGAACTACCCGGTGGGCTACAGCCAGGGCGGCCAGGGCAGTACCTGCCCGTCTCAAAACCTGGTAGACGCCTATGAAATGAAGGCCACCGGTATGATGATCGGCGAACCCGGATCTGGTTATGACCCGACCAATCCTTATGCCGGAAGAGACCCACGTTTGGGTATGTCGATCCTTACCAATAATACTGCTTTTAAAGGACGCCCCGTTGAAGCCTGGGCAGGTGGACTGGACGGTTTGGGGAAACTGAATGCTACAACAACGGGATATTACTTACGGAAGTTCATAGACGAAGGCCTGGATCTGGAGAAAAATACCAGTAGCGTTCATACCTGGATCCTGTTCCGGTATGCAGAAATATTGTTGGATTATGCCGAGGCTATGAATGAAGCCTATGGTCCGGAAGCTGCCAGTGGTTATTCCATGACAGCAAAGGCGGCGGTGGATCGTGTGCGGCAACGACCCGGTGTTGGCCTGCCCCTGCTGCCTCCCGGTCTTTCCAAAGAAGAGATGCGGGCACGTATCCGTAACGAGCGCAGGGTAGAGCTGGCATTTGAAGAGCATCGCTTTTTTGATGTACGCAGATGGAAGATTGCGGAGCTGACGGAGAACCTGCCGCTGATGGCTATGCAGGTTATAAAGACACCGGAAGGTACATTCAACTACCTGGTACGGAAAGCAGAAGACCGGGTCTTTCAGCCGCGTATGTACTGGTATCCCATCCCGGAACAGGAAGTACTAAAGAGCGAAGGAAATCTTGCACAAAGTCCCGGCTGGTAA